Proteins found in one Larimichthys crocea isolate SSNF chromosome I, L_crocea_2.0, whole genome shotgun sequence genomic segment:
- the LOC109140797 gene encoding olfactory receptor 142-like: protein MMDNVSVITIFFLSGLNETKNYRFIFFSLTLLYYCLILLVNVSLIVIIILDKNLHEPMYILLCTFCMNGLYGTTGFYPKFLCDLLSPVHVISYSGCLVQALVTYSFACCDMSILAVMAYDRYVAICQPLVYHSVMSKQKIINLVCFSWITPLCIMGINVFLTSRLKLCSPYIARFFCVNWIIVKLACYPAETTVNGIVAYITIIIYFFHGVFIVWSYMYLIKTCVNSKENRAKFMQTCVPHLISLVTFIFTVLFDVMNMRYNSNKFPQILQNFVEVEFLVIAPIMNPLIYGFKLTKIRNRILGVITFKIK from the coding sequence ATGATGGATAATGTTTCTgttattacaatattttttctttctggtttaaatgaaacaaagaactacagatttattttcttctcgCTCACTTTACTGTATTACTGTTTGATTTTGCTGGTAAATGTTTCTCTCATTGTGATCATTATCTTAGATAAAAACCTCCATGAACCTATGTATATTCTATTGTGCACTTTTTGCATGAATGGACTTTATGGCACAACAGGTTTCTACCCTAAGTTTCTCTGTGATCTACTTTCTCCTGTTCATGTTATCTCTTATTCTGGATGCCTTGTTCAGGCTCTAGTTACGTACTCATTTGCCTGCTGTGATATGTCTATTCTTGCAGTCATGGCATATGACAGATATGTGGCTATCTGTCAACCACTTGTGTACCACTCTGTCATGTCAAAGCAAAAAATCATTAACTTAGTGTGTTTCTCATGGATAACACCTTTGTGCATTATGGGCataaatgtttttctaacaTCTAGGTTAAAGTTATGCAGCCCGTATATTGctagatttttttgtgtgaattgGATTATTGTTAAACTTGCTTGTTACCCAGCTGAAACAACTGTTAACGGCATAGTTGCATACATAAcaataatcatttatttctttcatgGTGTTTTCATAGTTTGGTCCTACATGTATCTCATTAAAACATGTGTAAACTCTAAAGAAAACAGGGCAAAGTTCATGCAAACATGTGTGCCACATTTGATATCTTTAGTCACCTTTATTTTCACTGTACTTTTTGATGTTATGAATATGCGATATAATTCAAATAAGTTTCCTCAAATCCTTCAAAACTTTGTTGAAGTAGAATTTCTTGTGATAGCTCCTATTATGAATCCTCTCATTTATGGTTTCAAACTGACCAAAATTCGGAACAGAATTCTAGGTGTTATAACTTTTAAGATTAAATGA